The sequence CGTCCAAGCTCATCCGTGAAACGCCCTCTCTGCCCCATCATAGCGAGCCTGCGCAAGAACGCCATAAAAAATGAGGCAGACATTCCATTTCAGGAAGAAATGGACTAATTCATCCACGCAGCGCTTCATGTGGTGGAGAAACGGAAAATGGTCGGCGTCGGTCTTATCGGCACGGGTTTCATGGGCAAATGTCACGCCATCGCGTGGAGTGCCGTCGGCGCCGTCTTTCCCGATGTCGCCAAGCCAAGGCTCGTCCATCTCGGCGAGGTCAATGAGGAGCTTGCGCGGCGCAAGGCGGGCGAGTTCGGCTTCGCCAAGGCGTCCGGCGACTGGCGCGCCGTGGTCAATGATCCCGAGGTCGATATCGTCTCGCTGACCACGCCCAACCAGTTCCATCCCGAGATGGCCATCGCCATCCTAGAGGCCGGCAAGCATCTGTGGTGCGAAAAGCCGATGGCGCCGAGCTTTGCCGAAGCCGAGGCGATGGCGGCCGCGGCGAAGACATCAGGCAAGATCGCCGCGCTGGGCTATAACTACATCCAGAGCCCGGCCATCCGTCACATCGGCGCGCTGCTCGACGAGAAGATCATCGGCGAGGTCAACCATCTGCGCATCGAGATGGATGAGGATTTCATGGCCGATCCCGAGGCATTGTTCTTCTGGAAGCACGAGGCCGCTTCCGGCTACGGCGCGCTCGACGATTTTGCCGTCCATCCGCTGTCGCTGGTCTCGGCCCTGTTCGGGCGCGTCGCCAGCGTCATCTGCGACATGGCCAAGCCCTATGCCGACCGCAAGCTGGCAACAGGCGGACGCCGCGCGGTCGAGACCTATGATATCGCCAGCGTCTTGATGCATCTGGAAAACGGCATTGCCGGCACGCTTCAGGTCAACCGCTCGGCCTGGGGCCGCAAGGGCCGCATCGCCATCCAGATCTTCGGCTCGAAAGGGTCGATCCTGTTCGACCAGGAGCGGATGAACGAGTTGCAGCTTTATCTCACATCCGATCGCCCGACCGAGCAGGGCTACCGCACCATCCTGATCGCGCCGCACCATAAGCCCTACGACGCCTTCCTGCCGGCGCCCGGCCACAATCTCGGCTTCAACGACCTCAAGATCATCGAGTGCCACGAATTGCTGACGCGGCTCGCCGGCAGACCGGCACGGCTGATCGAATTCGCGCAAGGTCTAGAGATCGAGCGCACCGTGCACGCAATGGCACGCTCCTTCCAGGAAAAGCGCTGGGTC is a genomic window of Mesorhizobium huakuii containing:
- a CDS encoding Gfo/Idh/MocA family protein, which codes for MVGVGLIGTGFMGKCHAIAWSAVGAVFPDVAKPRLVHLGEVNEELARRKAGEFGFAKASGDWRAVVNDPEVDIVSLTTPNQFHPEMAIAILEAGKHLWCEKPMAPSFAEAEAMAAAAKTSGKIAALGYNYIQSPAIRHIGALLDEKIIGEVNHLRIEMDEDFMADPEALFFWKHEAASGYGALDDFAVHPLSLVSALFGRVASVICDMAKPYADRKLATGGRRAVETYDIASVLMHLENGIAGTLQVNRSAWGRKGRIAIQIFGSKGSILFDQERMNELQLYLTSDRPTEQGYRTILIAPHHKPYDAFLPAPGHNLGFNDLKIIECHELLTRLAGRPARLIEFAQGLEIERTVHAMARSFQEKRWVDVR